One stretch of Candidatus Omnitrophota bacterium DNA includes these proteins:
- the miaB gene encoding tRNA (N6-isopentenyl adenosine(37)-C2)-methylthiotransferase MiaB: MNRKFYIRTFGCQMNAADSSVMRGILENRSFEFTEKPEEADLIIFNSCSIREHAEDRMFSNLGLAMKKNPKAAFILAGCTAKRHGAKLFKRFPHLGAVVAPSELFSIGETAEKVLSGAAGIEALEGGGYGFVPRHGGVSEFVVIQTGCDNYCSYCVVPFLRAAERYRPAEDILREVRCLAASGTKEIVFLGQNVNSYRDEKTGGDFTDLLARAAEIDGILRIRFLTSHPKDISAKLIDEFARNPRLARHLHLPVQSGSDSVLLAMNRKYTSADYLGIVEKLRESAKDVALTTDVIVGFPGETDSDFADTLALIRKADFDGVYAFKYSPREGTASFKMEDDVPEEVKKERLSAGLALAKELALKKREAYIGQKAETLFENNDVGHSSQNYLVFKKGAKAGDFGQVPVKAVSGFRLMAE, from the coding sequence ATGAACAGAAAATTTTATATCCGGACTTTCGGTTGTCAGATGAACGCCGCCGATAGCTCCGTTATGAGGGGCATTCTGGAAAACAGGTCTTTTGAATTCACCGAAAAGCCGGAAGAAGCGGATCTGATAATCTTCAATTCCTGCAGCATAAGGGAGCACGCGGAAGACAGGATGTTCTCAAATCTCGGACTGGCCATGAAAAAAAATCCCAAGGCCGCTTTTATTCTCGCCGGCTGCACGGCCAAGAGGCACGGCGCAAAGCTTTTTAAGAGGTTTCCGCATCTTGGCGCGGTGGTAGCACCGTCGGAGCTTTTTAGTATCGGCGAAACCGCGGAAAAGGTTTTATCCGGCGCGGCGGGGATTGAGGCGCTTGAGGGCGGCGGCTACGGCTTTGTCCCCCGGCACGGCGGAGTGAGCGAATTCGTTGTCATACAGACGGGATGTGACAATTACTGCTCGTATTGTGTGGTGCCTTTTTTAAGGGCCGCCGAGAGATACCGTCCGGCGGAGGATATCCTCAGAGAGGTCCGCTGTCTTGCCGCTTCCGGCACAAAGGAGATCGTTTTCCTGGGGCAGAATGTTAATTCCTACAGGGATGAAAAGACCGGCGGAGATTTTACCGATCTTCTCGCGCGCGCCGCGGAGATTGACGGCATACTCAGAATAAGATTTTTAACTTCGCACCCCAAAGATATTTCCGCGAAGCTCATAGATGAGTTCGCGCGGAATCCGCGTCTCGCGAGGCATCTTCATCTTCCCGTCCAGAGCGGCTCCGATTCAGTTCTCCTGGCGATGAACAGAAAATACACTTCAGCGGATTATCTGGGGATTGTGGAGAAGCTCCGCGAAAGCGCGAAGGATGTGGCTCTTACAACGGATGTGATCGTCGGATTCCCGGGCGAGACGGACAGTGATTTCGCCGACACGCTCGCTCTTATAAGAAAGGCGGATTTTGACGGCGTCTATGCCTTTAAATACAGCCCGAGAGAGGGGACCGCGTCATTCAAGATGGAAGATGATGTCCCGGAGGAAGTAAAAAAAGAAAGGCTCTCGGCGGGCCTTGCTCTCGCCAAAGAGCTGGCTCTCAAAAAAAGAGAGGCGTATATCGGGCAAAAAGCGGAAACGCTTTTTGAGAATAACGACGTTGGACATTCCTCTCAAAATTATTTAGTATTTAAAAAAGGCGCAAAGGCGGGTGATTTCGGCCAGGTCCCGGTAAAGGCCGTGTCCGGTTTCCGTCTTATGGCGGAATAA